A stretch of DNA from Bradyrhizobium algeriense:
GGAGATCGGATCCTTTGAAAAGCGCGGCAAACAAGCGGGCGGACCGGAGAGGATCGGGCACGTTCAGAAGCGCCTTCGCGTGCAACTGACGCAACAGGGCCTCGATTTGGGCGATGACATGGGCGGGGCCGGCTTCGTAATGGAGCTTGCTTAACGAGTTTTGATTCGTCTTGTCGGCCATTACCATGGCTTCGACACTGCGGACGTCTGATCTCAACAGCGTGCGAAGCAGTGATGATCCCACCGCCATGAGCTGATCTTCGACCGAACCGTCGACGCCTTCAAGAAGGGCCTGTGGTGCAAACAACTGATGGCAGCCGGCCGCGATGGCCGCGCTGAACAGCGCCTCCTTGTTCTCGAAGTGCCGATAGATGCTGAGCTTGGATATCTTCGCCCGCTGGGCGACTTTGTCCAATGTCGTCGCTTGAAAACCCAATTCCACAAAGAGTTCGCGCGCGGCGTCGACGATCGTTTGGCCAAGCGCCTCGTTGGCGGGCCGGCCGCGCCGACTCTGTCTGTTTTCGGTCACGAAAATTCCAGTACTTGACAGTATTCTAATTCTTGAATTACGATACCATGCAGTGTCTGAAATGTGCAAGCCAATGGGTAGGTTTCGACCTGTCCTCCAAACGGAGCCCATCATCATGGATGACGTCATCATCATCGGCGGCAGCTTTGCCGGTCTCGCCGGCGCCCTGCAGCTCGGCCGCGCGCGCCGCAAGGTCACCGTTCTCGATACCGGCCTGCCGCGCAATCGCTTCGCCGGTCACTCGCATGGTCTGCTCGGCCACGATCACAAGCCGCCGCTGGACATCCTGGCAGAGGCGCGCCAGCAGCTGGCGCGTTATCCCACGATCAGGCTGGTCAGTGCCCGGGCCGAAGGTGTCTCCGGCGCCATCGACGATTTCAACGTCCTCACTTCCGATGGCGATACCTTCAGGGCGCGTCGTGTGATCCTGAGCTATGGCGTCGCCGACCAGATGCCTGATGTTCCGGGCTTTGCCGAAAGCTGGGGCACGTCCATCGTGCCCTGCCCCTATTGCGACGGCTTTGAAGTCGCCGGCCGGCATTGGGGCCTCGTCTGGTCCGGCCCGCAGTCGCACAATCAGGTCAGACTGTTCCTCGATTGGACCGACAAGTTGACTGTCTTTGCCGATGGTCACGACATTCCGCCTGATATCAAGGCCGATCTGGCGCGTCGCAACATACCTGTCGTCGATGGCCGGATCGTCGAGATCGCCCATCACAAGGGCCGTATCGCCACCGTCAATCTCGATACTGGCCGCACTATCGCGGTCGACATCCTGTTCGCCCATCCGCGCACCAAGCCGTCCGCAAGCCTGCATGAATCACTCGGCCTCGCCACGGTGGATACGCCCCTCGGCATCGTTCTCAAGGTCGACGAGCGCCGCCAAACCAGCATGCCCGGCATCTACGCCGCCGGCGACCTCACCACGCCCCTCTTGCCCTCGGTCACCCAGGCATCATCGCAGGGCGCGATGGCGAGTATCTTCGCCCAGCAGTCGATGCTGGTTTGAGAGCACAGATTGGAGATGAGCATGGCCGTCGAACGGGACAGCGCGGGTGTGCGCTTCCCTCCGCCCTTCGTCTATCTGGGCGCGCTGCTGTTGGGTCTGGCGGCGGAGCGGTTCGTCACCCTGCGCTCTTTCGGCATCGACTGGCGGTTGCTGGTCGCGACGGGCGCGCTGCTGTTCGTTGCCGGCGCGGCGATGATGCTTGCGGCGGCGGGGCTGTTCCGCCGGCTGGGCACCAACGTTCCGCCGTCGCAGCCAACGACCCTCATCGCAACGACCGGTCCTTATCGGTGGACCCGCAATCCCATGTATCTCGGCATGGCGCTTATCTATGCCGGCCTTGCGATCGGCTTCGACGGGCCGATCGCCTTCGCCTTGCTCCCGTTGGTGCTGATCGCGATCCAGACGCAGGTGATCGCCCGCGAGGAGCGCTATCTCGAAACGAAGTTCGGCGACGACTACCGCCGCTACAAGGCCGAGGTTCGCCGCTGGCTCTGACTATTGCGCCGCTGCCGTCTGCGTGGCCGCGCCGTCAGCCACTTTCCCAACAGATCGCCGTCGTTACCCGGAGCAGCTTTCGGTATCTGGAAAGTATCCATCCGTCTTGCAGAGCCGTCGGCTATCCAACAACAGGGGGCATCAATGGTCTACAGTCTAATTGTCAAAAAAGAGATCCGCAGGAGCTTCGATCATGTCAACAACCAGCGTTGGGATGATGCTGCAAAGGGCCTAACACCAAACGCGTATCACTGGGTTGCCGGAGATCATGCGTTGGGGGGTGAGCGACATGGAAAGCAATCGGTGAAGCAGTGGTTCGAGCGCATGGGCCGTGTTTTCCCGAAGCTTCACATAGATATTGAGCAGGTCGAGGTGACGGGTTGGCCATGGAATACCACAGTGTTCGTCAAGTGGCGGGCCAACGCGAGGCTACTTGACGGCCAAAGCTCGTATGTGAACAGGGGCGTCCACGTCTTCAAGTTGCGATGGGGCAAGGTTTATTCGATTGAGGAATACTTCGACTCGCAGGCTGCAGAACGAAGCCTCGCTATCCAAGCTCGTGCCGGTTTGGATGAAGCTGCGGCTGGACCAATCGTGAGCTAACGCGGATCATTCGTGTGATGCCGCCATCAGCTTATCAGGTCGCCGACTGGAATGGCCAAAGCGGGGAGCGCTGGGTCGCCCACCAGGCCCGGCTCGATGCCAGGGTGGCGGTGTTCGGCCAGGCCGCGATCGAAGCCGCAGCACCCGCCACGGGCGAACGCGTGCTGGACATCGGCTGCGGCGCGGGCGCGTCGAGTCTGGCTCTGGCCGCCCGCGTCGGCGCGGGGGGCCATGTGCTGGGCGTGGACATATCCGAACCGCTGATCGGCCGAGCGCGCGCGCTTGCGCCACAGGATACGCCGGTCCAGTTCCGGGTGGCCGACGCCAGCAGCGCCGAGCTGCCCGAGGGCGCGTTCGACATCCTGTTCTCGCGCTTCGGAGTGATGTTCTTTGACGATCCTACGGCGGCGTTCGCTCATATGCGCCGTGCGCTCAAGCCGGGCGGGCGGGTCGCTTTCGTCTGCTGGCGCGGCGCGGCCGAGAACGATTGGGTGCGCCTGCCGATGGGCGCGATCAAAGGCATCGTCCCGCCGACGGCGCCGCCCGATCCCGAAGCGCCCGGTCCATTCTCGTTCGGCGATCGGGGGCGGGTGGGTCGGATCCTGACGGCGGCCGGCTTCACCGATATCGCTATCGCGCCCTTCGATGCTTCCGTCCCGTTCGGAGAGGGCGCGACGCGGGACGCGGCGATCGACGGCGCGACGTGGATCGTCATGGCGCGCAATCCGGCAAGCTGACAGGGATTAGCAGGGGAGACGCCCCGCCCGGTGGAGGGGGGCGTCTTTGGCCGGTCAGCGGGACCAGATGAGGGCGTATTCGCCGGCGGTCTTGGTCTCGGAGAGTAGAGAGTTAGTTAGTTGGCCAATCGGTCAGGGTACGCAGAAGAGATGGGTGCTGACATGAGTCACCGGCTTATCGATGCCGCTCCCTCGAATGCGTCCGAGCTCTCCGCTTATGTGGAGAGTCTCCGCGAGCACTTGCTGGCGCATCCGGAGGAATGGGAGCAGGTTACGCTGGACCAATATCTCGAAGCTTTCGCAGCTGTGCTGCGAGACCATCAAGGGCCGAGCCCCCTTGGCCAAAGCCGCCTCCTGGACGGGCATGAGCGGGAAAGCATGCCTTACGCCGTCCTTGCTCGACTGCTGCATGCGGCCAGCATCTACGAGTAGCCCTGACGCGCCTTCGGTTGACCCTGGCGAGCCGGAGCGAATTCGATCGAGCGATCGCCGGCAACATCGTGCGAATACGGCTTTCAACTTCGTCCTGAACCAGGACTATCAGCGACTGAGCCGAAGCTGCCGGACCGAGCGCCCGCCGACACAAAAAACGGGGCGAATTCCGCAGCGTCTCGAACGACTTGCAGGATCAAGTCGTTTTCAAAACGAAAGCACCGCTGATCGAGTCGTTCTTAAGGTCAAGATCGAGTCGTCTTTAAAATGCAGGAATCAGCAAACTCAAGCACTTAACCGAGTCGCTTTCAAAGTGTCCCCACATCGCGAAGCGAGTGAAGGCTGCCGCGCCGAAGCCTCCGGCGAAGGCGGGCTGTGCGGACCACGAGCTATGGTTCGGCAGGCCATCCTACGATCACCATCGGGAAACACCATCACCGGGAAAGACAGCCGCAAGACCGGCGCAGGTCCCGCTCCCAAGCAAAAATATCGAAAACAACCCATGCAAAGTAGCATGGCCGTCGCCGGCTGGCGCTTCGAGCCACGCCGACGGCATTTGAGATGTCAGGCAAATCGGCGGGGAGACTGCATCATCGGGCCGACGATTGAGCGTCGGATTGTCCTGCGATCACGCACTTCCTCCCCTCCATTTGACGGCCATGGCAGCGGCCCCGGCACCTTATCAAACAATGTGAAAGTCCGACTGAGGCAAGCT
This window harbors:
- a CDS encoding TetR/AcrR family transcriptional regulator; translation: MTENRQSRRGRPANEALGQTIVDAARELFVELGFQATTLDKVAQRAKISKLSIYRHFENKEALFSAAIAAGCHQLFAPQALLEGVDGSVEDQLMAVGSSLLRTLLRSDVRSVEAMVMADKTNQNSLSKLHYEAGPAHVIAQIEALLRQLHAKALLNVPDPLRSARLFAALFKGSDLLIIARFDQARAEDDNEIESYCRSAVAMFIAAHGGNDHVGGYLPAPRSKEKI
- a CDS encoding NAD(P)/FAD-dependent oxidoreductase produces the protein MDDVIIIGGSFAGLAGALQLGRARRKVTVLDTGLPRNRFAGHSHGLLGHDHKPPLDILAEARQQLARYPTIRLVSARAEGVSGAIDDFNVLTSDGDTFRARRVILSYGVADQMPDVPGFAESWGTSIVPCPYCDGFEVAGRHWGLVWSGPQSHNQVRLFLDWTDKLTVFADGHDIPPDIKADLARRNIPVVDGRIVEIAHHKGRIATVNLDTGRTIAVDILFAHPRTKPSASLHESLGLATVDTPLGIVLKVDERRQTSMPGIYAAGDLTTPLLPSVTQASSQGAMASIFAQQSMLV
- a CDS encoding isoprenylcysteine carboxylmethyltransferase family protein, with amino-acid sequence MAVERDSAGVRFPPPFVYLGALLLGLAAERFVTLRSFGIDWRLLVATGALLFVAGAAMMLAAAGLFRRLGTNVPPSQPTTLIATTGPYRWTRNPMYLGMALIYAGLAIGFDGPIAFALLPLVLIAIQTQVIAREERYLETKFGDDYRRYKAEVRRWL
- a CDS encoding nuclear transport factor 2 family protein; translated protein: MVYSLIVKKEIRRSFDHVNNQRWDDAAKGLTPNAYHWVAGDHALGGERHGKQSVKQWFERMGRVFPKLHIDIEQVEVTGWPWNTTVFVKWRANARLLDGQSSYVNRGVHVFKLRWGKVYSIEEYFDSQAAERSLAIQARAGLDEAAAGPIVS
- a CDS encoding DUF7660 family protein, which gives rise to MSHRLIDAAPSNASELSAYVESLREHLLAHPEEWEQVTLDQYLEAFAAVLRDHQGPSPLGQSRLLDGHERESMPYAVLARLLHAASIYE